In the Solidesulfovibrio carbinoliphilus subsp. oakridgensis genome, one interval contains:
- a CDS encoding lysophospholipid acyltransferase family protein, with product MRVTESPARDFLRLVVWYPLRLFIERLPPRAGFRALGLLGRVHAALASVLGGRKGRIAAAVAAVAPDLPEAARRGQVVEFFRTHYVNQLSIFVYPSLTRDNLGQILAIEGLSHLDAALAAGRGVVLPIGHFGPSQLPLAALGVLGYPMLQIGFQNDEGLSFIGKTVAFRLRRLYEARIPAEIVPPGPGARRAMAHLRGGGLVMTTMDDGPGQPPFGHHATFPFPGGPLCAPLGPARLALASGAALCPAFLTPGERTPFRLRIDPPLPLPETPDTPGPADKNAVALALTRDCLARYAAVVAQSPGWWHGLEAHVFP from the coding sequence GTGCGCGTCACCGAAAGCCCGGCCCGGGACTTCCTGCGTCTGGTCGTCTGGTATCCGCTGCGCCTTTTTATTGAGCGCCTGCCGCCCCGGGCTGGATTTCGGGCCCTCGGGCTTCTCGGCCGGGTCCACGCCGCCCTGGCCTCCGTCCTCGGGGGACGCAAAGGCCGGATCGCGGCCGCCGTGGCCGCCGTGGCCCCGGACCTGCCCGAGGCCGCCCGCAGGGGGCAGGTGGTGGAATTTTTCCGCACCCACTACGTCAACCAGCTCTCCATCTTCGTCTATCCGAGCCTCACCCGGGACAACCTGGGGCAAATCCTCGCCATCGAGGGCCTCTCCCACCTGGACGCGGCCCTGGCGGCCGGCCGGGGCGTGGTCCTGCCCATCGGCCACTTCGGCCCGTCCCAGCTGCCCCTGGCCGCGCTTGGCGTGCTGGGGTATCCCATGCTCCAGATCGGTTTCCAGAACGACGAAGGCCTGTCCTTCATTGGAAAAACCGTGGCCTTTCGCCTGCGCCGGCTCTACGAGGCCCGCATCCCGGCCGAGATCGTGCCGCCGGGACCGGGCGCGCGCCGGGCCATGGCCCACCTGCGCGGCGGCGGGCTGGTCATGACCACCATGGACGACGGCCCGGGCCAGCCGCCCTTTGGCCATCACGCCACCTTTCCCTTCCCTGGCGGCCCCCTTTGCGCCCCCCTTGGCCCGGCCCGTCTGGCCCTGGCCTCGGGCGCGGCCCTGTGCCCGGCTTTTCTCACCCCGGGCGAGCGGACCCCCTTTCGCCTGCGGATCGACCCGCCCCTGCCCCTGCCCGAAACACCCGATACGCCCGGCCCGGCCGACAAAAACGCCGTGGCCCTGGCCCTGACCCGCGACTGCCTGGCCCGCTACGCCGCCGTCGTCGCGCAAAGCCCCGGCTGGTGGCACGGCCTCGAAGCCCACGTCTTCCCCTGA
- a CDS encoding B12-binding domain-containing radical SAM protein, which translates to MKILLVQSWLGGDGPPVYPVGLACLAASLPGHDVSCFDPNVAAEPLAGLAARVREFSPDLVGVSLRNIDSTNTRVNVSYLSPFARVVETVRREFAGPLVVGGSGFSMFADRIMADFPAIDYGVALEGERTFAALAAALARPAGSDRPDGSAGPLRPDRPDGPHGPDGPEQTAGPAADVAGVPSLHYRENGAVRFTGPAPASPLADLPSPDFSVLPLAPYATVPWGIGVETKRGCALACVYCPYGFLNGKAYRKKDPARVADELWRLQEDFGLTRFTFLDSVFNFPRDQAMAVMQAMVDRKLTLSWSAWFTERGLDREFLALARRAGCDTVIFSPDAFGDRALKRLGKATSVAEIKAAYRLVRDMGSFEVSYNFFKNPPGQTLFAFLAMAGFVVRARLQMGRRAHFEFNSLRVEPHTALAKLAVAEGVVAPDADLLAPVMYSQKRTAYIEKCFDRLLQAAGK; encoded by the coding sequence GTGAAAATCCTCCTCGTCCAATCCTGGCTCGGCGGCGACGGCCCGCCGGTCTACCCGGTCGGCCTGGCCTGCCTGGCCGCGAGCCTCCCGGGCCATGACGTCTCCTGCTTCGATCCCAACGTGGCGGCCGAGCCCCTGGCCGGGCTGGCGGCCCGGGTGCGGGAATTTTCCCCGGATTTGGTCGGGGTGTCGCTGCGCAACATCGACTCCACCAACACCCGGGTCAACGTCTCCTACCTCTCCCCCTTCGCCCGGGTGGTGGAGACCGTCCGCCGGGAATTCGCCGGCCCCCTCGTGGTCGGCGGGTCCGGGTTTTCCATGTTCGCGGACCGGATCATGGCCGACTTTCCGGCCATCGACTACGGCGTGGCCCTGGAAGGCGAACGGACCTTTGCCGCCCTGGCCGCCGCCCTGGCCCGGCCGGCCGGGTCCGATCGTCCAGACGGGTCCGCCGGGCCCCTGCGGCCAGACCGGCCGGACGGGCCACACGGACCGGACGGACCGGAGCAGACGGCCGGGCCGGCTGCGGACGTGGCCGGCGTGCCCTCCCTCCACTACCGGGAAAACGGCGCGGTCCGTTTCACCGGCCCCGCCCCGGCCAGCCCCCTGGCCGATCTGCCGTCCCCGGACTTTTCCGTGCTGCCGCTTGCACCCTACGCCACGGTCCCCTGGGGGATCGGCGTCGAGACCAAGCGGGGCTGCGCCCTTGCCTGCGTGTACTGCCCCTACGGCTTTTTAAACGGCAAGGCCTACCGCAAAAAGGACCCGGCCCGGGTGGCCGACGAGCTGTGGCGGCTCCAGGAGGACTTCGGCCTCACCCGGTTCACCTTCCTGGATTCGGTCTTCAACTTCCCGCGCGACCAGGCCATGGCCGTCATGCAGGCCATGGTCGACCGGAAGCTCACCCTCTCCTGGTCGGCCTGGTTCACCGAGCGGGGGCTCGACCGGGAGTTTCTTGCCCTGGCCCGCCGGGCCGGCTGCGACACGGTCATCTTTTCGCCGGACGCCTTTGGCGACCGGGCCCTCAAACGCCTTGGCAAGGCCACCAGCGTGGCCGAGATCAAAGCCGCCTACCGGCTGGTCCGGGACATGGGCTCGTTCGAGGTCAGCTACAATTTCTTTAAAAACCCGCCCGGGCAGACGCTTTTCGCCTTTCTGGCCATGGCCGGCTTCGTGGTCCGGGCCCGGCTGCAGATGGGCCGGCGGGCCCATTTCGAGTTCAACAGCCTGCGGGTCGAGCCCCACACCGCCCTGGCCAAGCTGGCCGTGGCCGAGGGGGTCGTTGCCCCGGACGCGGACCTGCTGGCCCCGGTCATGTATAGCCAGAAAAGGACAGCCTATATCGAAAAATGTTTTGATCGGCTGCTTCAGGCGGCGGGGAAATAG
- a CDS encoding B12-binding domain-containing radical SAM protein, translating into MRVVLVSPYPDITAFGVRGISASLRASGVDTRLVFLPDPLGDALRELPERYPPAVLDDLLALCADADLVGVSLMTNYVDNAVQITRAVKARLDVPVLWGGIHPTIRPAECLETADMVCVGDGEEAILDVCRALAAGKPVDAIANIQTRRPDGTVAANPVRPLARDLDALPPPDWSHQDHHIWDGGDRIVPLTPDRTRKFLARGTLSRVLGRVGYQTMTDRGCPHRCTYCVNDAVKALYGAKGYLRWRSVEHVIAELEDAVRRMPFIGYVWISDDAFFARPLATIREFCRQYKERIGLPFTCLGSPATITPEKMDALVDAGMIYLQMGVQSGSARIQALFGRQSMGNDKILAAMAVINSYKDRMLPPSYDIILDTPYEVPADRLETVRFISRIPKPFRLQLFSLVLYPGTKLAAMAAADGLLTDERRQVYAKSYTMRVPDYLNFLTLLAKDGWFPSRLLAFLASGPVVAVLGSRVFSPVWRPAFAASGPAWRLVKRILGRP; encoded by the coding sequence ATGCGCGTCGTCCTCGTCTCTCCCTATCCGGATATCACGGCCTTTGGCGTGCGGGGCATCTCCGCCTCCCTCCGGGCCAGCGGCGTGGACACGCGGCTGGTCTTTCTGCCCGATCCCCTGGGCGACGCCCTGCGCGAGCTGCCCGAGCGGTATCCGCCGGCGGTCCTGGACGACCTGCTGGCCTTGTGCGCCGACGCGGACCTGGTCGGCGTGTCGCTCATGACCAATTATGTGGACAACGCCGTCCAGATCACCCGGGCCGTCAAGGCCCGGCTCGATGTCCCGGTCCTGTGGGGCGGCATCCATCCGACCATCCGGCCGGCCGAATGTCTGGAGACGGCCGACATGGTCTGCGTGGGCGACGGCGAGGAGGCCATCCTCGACGTCTGCCGGGCCCTGGCCGCCGGAAAGCCCGTGGACGCCATTGCGAACATCCAGACCCGCCGGCCCGACGGCACCGTGGCCGCCAATCCGGTCCGGCCGCTTGCCCGCGACCTCGACGCCCTGCCGCCGCCGGACTGGTCCCACCAGGACCACCATATATGGGACGGCGGGGACCGCATCGTGCCCCTGACCCCGGACCGGACCCGGAAATTCCTGGCCCGGGGCACCCTGTCCCGGGTGCTCGGCCGGGTCGGCTACCAGACCATGACCGACCGGGGCTGTCCGCACCGCTGCACCTACTGCGTCAACGACGCGGTCAAGGCCCTGTACGGCGCCAAGGGCTACCTGCGCTGGCGCAGCGTGGAACACGTCATCGCCGAGCTCGAGGACGCGGTGCGGCGGATGCCGTTTATCGGCTACGTCTGGATCTCCGACGACGCCTTTTTCGCCCGGCCGCTGGCCACCATCCGGGAGTTCTGCCGGCAGTACAAGGAGCGCATCGGCCTCCCCTTCACCTGCCTCGGCAGTCCGGCCACCATCACGCCGGAAAAAATGGACGCCCTGGTTGACGCCGGCATGATCTACCTGCAAATGGGCGTGCAGAGCGGCTCGGCCCGCATTCAGGCCCTTTTCGGCCGCCAGTCCATGGGCAACGACAAGATCCTGGCCGCCATGGCCGTCATCAACAGCTACAAGGACCGCATGCTGCCCCCAAGCTACGACATCATCCTGGACACGCCCTACGAGGTGCCGGCCGACCGGCTGGAAACGGTGCGCTTTATCAGCCGCATTCCCAAGCCCTTCCGGCTCCAGCTCTTTTCCCTGGTCCTCTATCCCGGCACCAAGCTCGCGGCCATGGCCGCGGCCGACGGGCTCCTTACCGACGAGCGGCGGCAGGTCTACGCCAAGAGCTACACCATGCGCGTGCCGGACTATCTCAATTTCCTGACGCTCCTGGCCAAGGACGGCTGGTTTCCGTCCCGGCTCCTGGCCTTCCTGGCTTCCGGCCCGGTGGTGGCCGTTCTCGGCTCCCGGGTCTTCTCTCCGGTCTGGCGGCCGGCCTTTGCCGCTTCGGGCCCGGCCTGGCGGCTGGTCAAGCGGATTCTGGGGCGGCCGTGA